A region of Dermochelys coriacea isolate rDerCor1 chromosome 1, rDerCor1.pri.v4, whole genome shotgun sequence DNA encodes the following proteins:
- the LOC119849972 gene encoding olfactory marker protein: protein MAGNASELELPFVQDIQLTKCMRLRAQSLQQRNERPQDGEKLLRPNEYIYKVDFVQQHNLYFLRWKIQMEKAGKVTVIGTSQHWTPDLTNLMNRQLLEPVGIFWKQPGTKEVKCNEADAQEFGERLMELAKIRKVMYFLLSFTNGLDPAHLKCSIVFKA, encoded by the coding sequence ATGGCTGGCAACGCATCGGAGCTTGAGCTCCCCTTCGTCCAGGACATCCAGCTCACCAAGTGCATGCGGCTGCGGGCGCAGAGCCTCCAGCAGAGGAACGAGCGGCCGCAGGATGGCGAGAAGCTGCTGCGGCCCAACGAGTACATCTACAAGGTGGATTTCGTCCAGCAGCACAACCTGTACTTCCTGCGCTGGAAGATCCAGATGGAGAAAGCGGGGAAGGTAACGGTGATAGGCACCTCCCAGCACTGGACGCCCGACCTCACCAACCTCATGAacaggcagctgctggagccagtgGGCATCTTCTGGAAGCAGCCAGGGACCAAGGAAGTGAAGTGTAACGAGGCAGATGCCCAGGAGTTCGGGGAGAGGCTGATGGAGCTGGCCAAGATCCGCAAGGTGATGTACTTCCTCCTCTCCTTCACCAATGGCCTTGACCCAGCCCACCTCAAGTGCTCCATAGTGTTCAAAGCCTGA